Proteins from a single region of Polynucleobacter sp. KF022:
- a CDS encoding TAXI family TRAP transporter solute-binding subunit: protein MGSFKQDIRETFLGLSESAQEKWSDFTQFLQEAWPLLLLLLAILMGIWLYADPPPPNHVQLATGSAGGSYEALGKKYQEYFAKKGVTLELVPTLGAQENIERLADRNDPVQAAFVQAGVAHAKEVKGVQSLGAIAYDPVWFFYRGPEVKNSDLEAHRGNFKYFSSKTLSIGVKGSGTYAQASKILKISGFEHLPQFVYLPGGEAVKALQAGKIDGAFIVDAFEAPNVQALLNDPSVHIVTFKRAEAYVKLIPYLHILDVPQGSFNLERNFPPQDMKLLATTTNLLVDDRMHPAIQFLFLEAAREINGRGSFFSERGEFPSFKDSILPDSPIAVHYENNHYPLLSTYVPFWLAELINRLVFILLPFCALAYPILQSLPGYRTKRMQNKIHRLYGALKALEQELLDGFNDEQRDEYLQRLNLLEYQALRIKISKRMSSDYYTLRTSIDYVRNCLNRGEHPYGYEDLGGNNDPI from the coding sequence ATGGGAAGTTTTAAACAAGACATTAGGGAAACATTTTTAGGTCTTTCTGAGAGCGCTCAGGAGAAGTGGAGTGACTTCACCCAATTCTTACAAGAGGCTTGGCCACTATTACTTCTCTTACTAGCAATATTGATGGGTATCTGGTTGTATGCTGATCCTCCGCCGCCCAATCATGTTCAATTGGCTACAGGATCTGCCGGCGGATCCTATGAGGCCTTAGGCAAAAAGTACCAAGAATATTTTGCAAAGAAGGGCGTCACTCTGGAGCTTGTGCCGACCTTAGGGGCGCAAGAAAATATTGAACGCTTAGCGGATCGCAATGATCCTGTTCAGGCTGCCTTTGTGCAAGCAGGGGTGGCTCATGCTAAAGAAGTTAAGGGAGTCCAATCACTAGGAGCAATCGCCTACGATCCAGTATGGTTTTTTTATCGTGGCCCAGAAGTGAAGAATAGCGATCTAGAGGCGCACAGAGGAAATTTCAAATATTTCTCGTCTAAGACTCTATCTATTGGCGTGAAGGGTAGTGGCACTTACGCACAAGCTTCTAAGATTTTGAAAATATCAGGATTTGAGCACCTCCCACAGTTCGTGTATTTACCTGGAGGAGAAGCAGTTAAGGCTCTACAAGCAGGAAAAATTGACGGTGCTTTTATCGTTGATGCTTTTGAAGCTCCAAATGTACAGGCGCTACTTAATGACCCATCTGTGCATATTGTCACCTTTAAGCGCGCTGAGGCCTATGTCAAACTCATTCCCTATCTTCATATTTTGGACGTACCTCAGGGATCTTTTAATCTAGAACGTAATTTCCCCCCGCAGGATATGAAGTTACTTGCTACCACTACTAATCTATTGGTAGATGATCGGATGCATCCAGCGATTCAATTCCTCTTTCTGGAGGCTGCTAGAGAAATTAATGGTCGTGGCTCATTTTTCTCAGAGCGCGGAGAATTTCCTTCGTTCAAGGATTCGATATTGCCCGATAGTCCTATAGCAGTACATTACGAAAATAATCATTACCCATTGTTGTCGACCTACGTGCCGTTTTGGTTGGCTGAACTGATTAATCGACTAGTCTTTATTCTGTTGCCATTTTGTGCTCTTGCGTACCCGATCCTGCAATCGCTGCCTGGATATCGTACGAAGCGGATGCAAAACAAGATTCATCGTTTATATGGTGCCCTCAAAGCCTTGGAGCAAGAGTTGCTTGATGGTTTTAATGATGAGCAGCGCGATGAATATCTGCAAAGACTGAACTTACTTGAGTACCAGGCACTCAGAATCAAAATCTCGAAACGTATGTCAAGCGACTACTACACCTTGCGTACCAGCATTGATTACGTGCGCAATTGCTTGAATAGGGGCGAACATCCCTATGGTTACGAGGATTTAGGTGGCAATAACGATCCTATTTAG
- a CDS encoding pirin family protein: MINLRKSQDRGYADHGWLKSFHSFSFAGYHDPRFMGWGNLRVINEDRVAAGMGFGKHGHRNMEIISYVLSGELAHQDSMGNIESIPPGDVQRMSAGSGVTHSEFNHAKDQTTHFLQIWIEPNVSEIEPSYEQKTIPAIEKEGKLRIIASPTGNDGAVKLHADATIYAGLFNGPQSATLKLDPKRKSYAHLIRGMLTINGQKLVGGDALFIENESSLVISDGVDAEVLIFDLSH, from the coding sequence ATGATAAATCTCAGAAAATCCCAAGATCGTGGCTATGCAGACCACGGCTGGCTTAAAAGCTTTCACTCCTTTTCATTCGCTGGCTACCATGACCCTCGCTTTATGGGCTGGGGAAACTTGCGCGTGATTAATGAGGATCGTGTTGCAGCCGGAATGGGCTTTGGTAAACACGGCCATCGCAATATGGAAATTATTAGTTATGTTCTTTCGGGAGAATTGGCGCATCAGGACAGCATGGGCAATATTGAGTCCATACCTCCAGGTGATGTTCAGCGCATGAGTGCTGGCAGCGGAGTAACCCATAGCGAATTCAATCACGCCAAAGATCAAACTACCCATTTTTTGCAAATCTGGATAGAACCCAATGTTTCTGAGATTGAGCCTAGCTATGAACAAAAAACAATTCCAGCAATTGAAAAAGAGGGCAAGCTTCGCATCATCGCCTCCCCCACCGGAAATGATGGCGCCGTGAAACTTCATGCAGATGCCACCATCTATGCGGGACTTTTCAATGGCCCTCAATCAGCAACACTCAAACTAGATCCCAAGAGAAAATCTTACGCTCATCTCATCCGCGGAATGCTCACCATTAATGGTCAAAAATTAGTCGGTGGCGATGCCCTGTTTATTGAGAATGAATCTTCCCTGGTAATCAGTGATGGTGTTGATGCAGAAGTGCTGATATTTGACTTGAGTCATTAA
- a CDS encoding altronate dehydratase family protein translates to MIETSGKKLAGPIIRLHPNDNIVVARVDIGIGTEVPSENFTSRSQVPAGYKIASQKILKGEPILKYNVTVGFANTDIEAGTMVHSHNTEFREFDRDYAYASEYKPTTLLPESERATFQGYVRPNGKVGTRNFIGILSTVNCSATVVNKIADWFTPERLKEFPNVDGVVAFSHDIGCGMEMSGEPMELLRRTMAGYARHPNLAAALIVGLGCERNQLKGLMEQEDLTENANLHTFIMQETGGTRKTIEAGIEAVKALLPEANKAKRETVSASHLCVGLQCGGSDGFSSITANPALGAAIDILSRHGGTGILSETPEIYGVEHTLTRRAVSKAVGEKLIQRIRWWKDEYSVGRDVQINGQVSPGNQIGGLANIFEKSLGSSMKGGTGPLMEVYKYAEPVKAKGFVFMDTPGFDPVSATGQIAGGANLIAFTTGRGSMFGSKPAPCIKLATNTPMYQRLTEDMDINCGEILDGTVSVQEMGRRIFELFLRTASGEPSKSELLGLGDYEFVPWQIGVMS, encoded by the coding sequence ATGATTGAAACCTCTGGAAAGAAACTGGCTGGCCCCATTATTCGCCTACATCCCAATGACAATATTGTCGTTGCGCGAGTAGATATTGGCATTGGTACCGAGGTACCTAGCGAGAACTTCACAAGCCGCAGCCAAGTGCCAGCAGGTTACAAAATCGCCTCTCAGAAAATACTGAAGGGTGAACCCATTCTCAAGTACAACGTCACCGTAGGATTTGCTAATACCGATATTGAAGCCGGTACTATGGTTCATAGCCACAACACTGAGTTTCGTGAGTTTGATCGTGACTATGCTTACGCCAGCGAATACAAGCCTACAACTCTCTTGCCCGAATCTGAACGCGCTACTTTTCAAGGCTATGTCAGACCCAATGGCAAAGTAGGAACGCGCAATTTCATCGGCATTCTTTCTACCGTTAATTGCTCAGCAACAGTTGTGAACAAAATTGCAGATTGGTTTACACCAGAGCGCCTCAAAGAGTTTCCCAACGTAGATGGTGTGGTGGCTTTTAGTCATGATATTGGCTGCGGCATGGAGATGAGTGGCGAGCCTATGGAACTTCTACGCCGCACGATGGCCGGGTATGCACGGCACCCTAACCTAGCTGCGGCACTCATCGTAGGTCTTGGCTGTGAACGCAATCAACTGAAAGGCTTGATGGAGCAAGAAGACCTTACTGAGAATGCTAACTTGCACACTTTTATCATGCAAGAAACAGGCGGCACTCGCAAAACGATCGAAGCCGGCATTGAAGCAGTAAAAGCATTACTACCTGAGGCAAATAAAGCCAAGCGTGAGACTGTATCCGCAAGTCATTTATGCGTTGGTCTGCAATGTGGCGGCTCGGATGGCTTTTCTTCCATCACAGCTAACCCAGCTTTAGGTGCTGCGATTGATATTTTGTCCCGTCATGGTGGCACTGGAATTCTTTCGGAGACGCCAGAAATTTATGGCGTTGAACATACCCTCACCCGCCGTGCAGTTAGCAAAGCTGTAGGCGAAAAACTGATTCAACGAATTCGCTGGTGGAAAGATGAGTACTCTGTTGGTAGAGACGTACAAATTAATGGACAAGTAAGTCCAGGCAACCAAATTGGCGGTTTAGCCAATATCTTTGAAAAATCACTAGGCTCATCTATGAAGGGCGGTACCGGTCCGCTGATGGAAGTCTATAAGTATGCTGAACCAGTCAAAGCTAAAGGCTTCGTATTTATGGATACCCCTGGATTTGACCCAGTTTCTGCGACTGGGCAAATTGCTGGCGGCGCTAACCTGATTGCCTTCACTACAGGTCGCGGGTCTATGTTTGGCTCTAAGCCTGCACCCTGCATCAAATTAGCCACCAATACCCCGATGTATCAGCGCCTCACCGAGGATATGGATATCAACTGCGGGGAGATTTTGGACGGCACCGTCTCCGTCCAGGAAATGGGGCGACGGATATTTGAGTTATTCCTCAGGACCGCCTCAGGTGAACCCTCTAAGAGTGAGCTTCTTGGCCTGGGCGACTATGAATTTGTTCCCTGGCAAATTGGGGTAATGAGCTAA